The following nucleotide sequence is from Microaerobacter geothermalis.
CCGAATCGGATTGAAAGGGTATCCCCAATTTTTATAGTACTGCTGGCTTTCCCCTGAACGCCATTGATCATGACTCTTCCTTGGTCACATATTTCCTTGGCTAACGTTCTTCTTTTGATTAAACGGGAAACCTTTAAAAACTTATCCAGTCTCATAATGATACCTCCTTAAGAAAAGGATTGGTCTTTCTTAGCTTCCTGCCATAATAATTCCATTTCTTCTAAATTGGTATCCTTCCATTCTTTGGACCCTTGGGACAGACGTTTCTCTATATAACGAAATCTCTGCCGAAATTTACGATTGGTCATCATCAATGCTTCTTCCGGATCAATATGAAGAAATCTTGCTAAATTTACCAGGGCAAATAAAAGATCTCCAAATTCCTCCATTTTTTCTTCCTGGGTATTCGCTTGGATCAGTTCAGTAAATTCTTCGTTTACTTTAGCCAGAACCTCCTCCTCCCGCTCCCAATCAAAACCCACCTTGGCTGCCCTTTTTTGCAGTTTGATTGCATCCATGAGGGCTGGCAACCCCTTGGGAATTCCATCTAAAACAGAAAGGGGAGGTTGTCCTTCCTTTTCTGTTTTCTCTAAGGCTTTAATAGCATCCCAATTGCTAACCACCTCCTCAGAATCCCTTACCTTTTGAATGGAAAAAACATGGGGATGTCGACGAATCAGCTTTTTATTTAAATGGAAAATCACATCTTCGATGGAAAAATAGCCATTTTCTTCAGCAATCTGGGCATGAAGCATCACCTGTAAAAGAAGGTCTCCCAACTCCTCTACAAGGGATTCATCATCCTCATCATCAATAGCCTCCAATACCTCATAGGCTTCTTCCAATAAGTATTTTTTCAGGGATTTGTGCGTCTGTTCCCTATCCCAAGGACACCCTTCAGGGCTTCGCAAAATAGAAACAATTCCCTTCAAATAGTTAAAATCCTTATAAAAAATCTCTTCTTTACTTGCAGGCGGGACGTAAACAACGGTTAGATTAGTCATTTCCATCAACCGGTCCAATTCATAGAGAGGTATGGATTGAATCTCCTCCAAACCATCTATCCCTATAGCCGTTGCAACAATCACCTGATAATCATCGGGATATACTTCCATCAATGTGAGTTTCACATCTGACGCGATGACTTTGTCATATACTTGAGCAATTATGGTATGTAAATAAGGGTTTAACATTTCTTTTTTTAGATCAACAGCGTCCAACAAGTGAAACCCCTCAATGGGGTCAATTTTTAAACGGGTGAATAAAGAATCTAAAAAACTTTGTCCTCCCTTAATGTCAACCGTTATTCCATGTTGACCTGATTCGGATAATAAAAGCTGAACGGTTTTCTCTGCAACGAGAGGATGGCCTGGAACCGCATAGATCACAGGCTGATTGTTATCTTTCGCAAGCTGAATGAGGGTTTTGCAAATTTCTGGATAAACCATTTCAAACCGCTCATAACGATCATAGAGATGATCAAATGAATCAAAGGTTACTCCTTCTTCTTGTAATTGATGAATCACCGGATGTTTTAAAGTCCGGGCATATATTTTCTTTTTTTTTCGCAAATACCGATAAATTCCAAAGGGCAACTGATTCAAATCACCTGCTCCCAATCCAACAATCACGATCTGCCTACCCATGGATTTCATCTCCTTCCTTTAAGAATCCTTTAATAGACGAAACCGTTCCAAAAAAGGAATGTACCGCTTCATCTTGGGTACCACTTCCAAATCCCTCCTGGTTAAAGCACCAGAAATAAATAAAGAAATTCCGTATACGAAGGCCCCAACAGAAATAGAAAAAAACGTCACAATGGCTTCGAATGCCCTCCCGGGAGACATCACATATTGTAAACTAAACGCCGATCCTTCCATGACAAGGAAAACGATTCCCGCCATAATAGCAACGGCTGTTAAAGGCTTCATCAGAAATGAAGCGTAAGAAAAAGCAACTCCCGTTGATTTATTTAATCCAATCATGTTTAATATGGTTGCAATCATATAAGCCAATACCGTAGCCAGAGCAGCCCCCACAATGCCCAAAAAAGGGATGAGAGCAAAGTTTAGTGCGATCTTAAACATAACTCCAATAATTAAGTTTCGTGCAGGAAGTACCACATGGCCCAATCCTTGCAATATTCCGGCAGATGTAATTCCCAATGTAGAAAACACGCTGGTAAAAGCAAGGACTGCCATTGCTAAAGTTCCATCATTATCTTGATAAAGGGTAATATTTACAGGTTCGGCAATCACTGCCAATCCTATGGAAGCAGGCAATCCCAATAGCAGAGTAAGCCTCATAGCCAATTCTGTTCTGGCTGCAATGATCTCCCCTTGATTTAATGCTTTCGCTTCCGAAATGGAAGGGACCAAAGCAAGGGATAAGGAAGTAGCAAAAAAGGCAAC
It contains:
- a CDS encoding RNA-binding S4 domain-containing protein — its product is MRLDKFLKVSRLIKRRTLAKEICDQGRVMINGVQGKASSTIKIGDTLSIRFGQKIITVQVEKLDEHVKKGDAGQLYNVIKEERIEEKLF
- the yabN gene encoding bifunctional methyltransferase/pyrophosphohydrolase YabN, translating into MGRQIVIVGLGAGDLNQLPFGIYRYLRKKKKIYARTLKHPVIHQLQEEGVTFDSFDHLYDRYERFEMVYPEICKTLIQLAKDNNQPVIYAVPGHPLVAEKTVQLLLSESGQHGITVDIKGGQSFLDSLFTRLKIDPIEGFHLLDAVDLKKEMLNPYLHTIIAQVYDKVIASDVKLTLMEVYPDDYQVIVATAIGIDGLEEIQSIPLYELDRLMEMTNLTVVYVPPASKEEIFYKDFNYLKGIVSILRSPEGCPWDREQTHKSLKKYLLEEAYEVLEAIDDEDDESLVEELGDLLLQVMLHAQIAEENGYFSIEDVIFHLNKKLIRRHPHVFSIQKVRDSEEVVSNWDAIKALEKTEKEGQPPLSVLDGIPKGLPALMDAIKLQKRAAKVGFDWEREEEVLAKVNEEFTELIQANTQEEKMEEFGDLLFALVNLARFLHIDPEEALMMTNRKFRQRFRYIEKRLSQGSKEWKDTNLEEMELLWQEAKKDQSFS